One Keratinibaculum paraultunense genomic window carries:
- a CDS encoding CBO2463/CBO2479 domain-containing protein: MDKLNFISSERYYEGIIIELTDGSVVIDLNGRMGQLRLPRRMLICQNEPKEGQRVGFLMTYPEVIDEEINKNYLKSAKDQLRKRIDSGNII, translated from the coding sequence ATGGATAAGCTAAATTTTATATCATCAGAGAGATATTACGAGGGAATAATTATAGAGCTGACTGATGGTTCAGTAGTTATAGATTTAAATGGTCGAATGGGGCAGTTAAGACTTCCTAGAAGAATGTTAATTTGTCAAAATGAACCAAAAGAAGGACAACGAGTTGGGTTTTTGATGACTTATCCGGAAGTAATTGATGAAGAAATAAATAAAAATTATTTAAAATCAGCTAAAGATCAATTACGAAAAAGAATAGATAGTGGAAATATAATTTAA
- the prdB gene encoding D-proline reductase (dithiol) protein PrdB, whose protein sequence is MDMTVIKGLQSEIYVPITPKPVWTPVTKPLDEMVIALVTAAGVHLKSDKRFNLAGDTSYRIIPGDVDSNDLMVTHGGYDNSDVNKDINCMFPIDRLRELVEEGFIKGVAPKHIGFMGGGGNVDAFREKTGPEIAKILKEEGVDGVVMTGGUGTCHRSAVIVQRAIEESGIPTIIIAALPPVVRQTGSPRCTAPLVPMGANVGEPNNPEMQRNILRDTLIQLVEIDTPGKIVPLPYEYTAKV, encoded by the coding sequence ATGGACATGACTGTGATAAAAGGATTACAATCTGAAATATATGTTCCTATTACTCCTAAACCAGTTTGGACGCCAGTCACTAAGCCTTTGGATGAAATGGTAATTGCTCTAGTTACAGCTGCAGGGGTGCACCTTAAGTCTGATAAAAGGTTTAATTTAGCAGGGGATACTTCCTATAGGATAATACCTGGTGATGTTGATAGCAATGATTTAATGGTAACTCATGGAGGATATGATAATTCAGATGTTAATAAAGATATAAATTGTATGTTTCCAATAGATAGGCTTAGAGAGTTAGTTGAAGAGGGATTTATTAAAGGAGTAGCACCTAAACACATTGGGTTTATGGGCGGTGGTGGAAATGTGGATGCATTTAGGGAAAAAACTGGACCAGAAATAGCTAAAATATTGAAAGAAGAAGGTGTGGATGGAGTAGTTATGACTGGTGGGTGAGGTACATGTCACCGCTCTGCCGTGATTGTGCAGAGAGCAATTGAAGAATCAGGAATTCCGACTATTATAATAGCTGCTTTACCACCAGTAGTTAGACAAACTGGATCTCCAAGATGTACAGCTCCACTAGTACCAATGGGAGCCAATGTTGGAGAACCTAATAATCCAGAAATGCAAAGGAATATACTAAGAGATACTTTAATACAATTAGTAGAAATAGATACTCCAGGGAAAATAGTTCCATTACCTTATGAATATACAGCTAAAGTATAA